In Acidimicrobiales bacterium, the following are encoded in one genomic region:
- a CDS encoding DUF2304 domain-containing protein, whose product MTGPTHALLAALTVVAVLVIIRLVRRGALKAKYSVLWLTVGLVLAVAASVPTLLDRLADRLGIWYQPTLFLLLAIGFLLLVAMHFSYELSRLEKRVRALAEELALLRGPVEGSASTKPASISDVVKRSSDNDPGETRRSDGAPDEEQS is encoded by the coding sequence GTGACCGGTCCAACGCACGCTCTCCTGGCCGCCCTCACCGTGGTGGCCGTCTTGGTCATCATCCGGCTCGTGCGGCGAGGCGCTCTGAAGGCCAAGTACTCAGTCCTCTGGCTGACGGTTGGCCTTGTACTGGCCGTGGCCGCCTCGGTACCCACCCTTCTGGATCGACTCGCCGACCGCCTGGGCATCTGGTATCAGCCCACGCTCTTCCTGCTGCTGGCCATCGGCTTCCTGCTGCTGGTTGCCATGCATTTTTCCTACGAACTCTCCCGTCTGGAGAAGCGGGTACGTGCACTGGCCGAGGAACTGGCGCTATTGCGAGGGCCAGTGGAGGGCTCTGCCTCCACTAAACCTGCGTCGATCAGCGACGTCGTCAAGAGATCTAGCGACAACGATCCAGGAGAGACCCGGCGTTCCGACGGTGCCCCAGACGAGGAGCAGAGCTAG
- a CDS encoding glycerophosphodiester phosphodiesterase: MRSSGRHPYLDHPGPLAFAHRGGTEEHPENSLAAFAHSVGLGYRYLETDVHLTADGVVLAFHDDSLDRVTDRSGRIADCTAAEIADARIGGVEPIPTLDQLLEAFPDARINIDPKDDRVVEPLAAVIKHHAALERVCLGSFSDRRLVRCRRLLGPDLCTSAGPAAIVRFRLSSFGFPVGPDEPPKGPDCLQVPVRQSGIPLVDRRFVHHAHQRGLHVHVWTIDDPEEMHRLLDLGVDGIMTDSPSTLRTILVERDVWSS; the protein is encoded by the coding sequence GTGCGATCTAGTGGCCGTCACCCCTACCTTGACCATCCCGGTCCGCTCGCTTTTGCCCACCGAGGAGGCACCGAAGAACATCCCGAGAACAGCCTGGCCGCCTTCGCCCACTCAGTCGGCCTGGGCTACCGATACCTGGAGACCGACGTCCACTTGACGGCCGATGGGGTGGTGTTGGCCTTCCATGACGATTCGTTGGATCGGGTCACCGACCGGTCAGGTCGTATAGCGGACTGCACGGCCGCCGAGATCGCCGATGCCCGGATTGGTGGCGTGGAGCCCATCCCCACTCTGGACCAGTTGTTGGAGGCCTTTCCCGATGCCCGCATCAACATCGATCCCAAGGATGACCGGGTCGTCGAGCCCCTCGCTGCGGTCATCAAGCACCACGCCGCACTGGAACGGGTCTGCCTCGGGTCCTTCTCGGATAGACGCCTCGTCCGCTGTCGACGCCTCCTAGGACCAGACCTCTGCACGTCGGCCGGTCCGGCGGCCATCGTCCGCTTTCGACTATCCAGCTTCGGGTTCCCCGTTGGCCCCGACGAGCCTCCAAAGGGCCCGGACTGCCTTCAGGTTCCGGTGCGCCAGTCAGGCATTCCGCTGGTCGACCGTCGGTTCGTTCACCACGCCCACCAACGAGGCCTCCACGTCCATGTCTGGACCATCGACGACCCCGAAGAGATGCACCGTCTACTAGATCTTGGGGTGGACGGCATCATGACCGACAGCCCCTCGACACTGCGAACCATCCTCGTCGAACGCGACGTCTGGTCGTCATGA
- a CDS encoding NAD(P)/FAD-dependent oxidoreductase, with translation MSALDLDKAHYPLMTATPDPSPVTTDGSSSIDSDLRPVIIGGGPAGLTAAYQFGKAGVQATVLEADDVVGGISRTAVRDGWRFDIGGHRFFTKVRVVSDLWHEILEPHDFLLRPRMSRIFYQGQFYDYPLRAMNALRNLGLIEAVRCLLSYLWVRIRPPKDQTNFEGWVASRFGWRLYRTFFKTYTEKVWGLPGTELQADWAAQRIKNLSLLRAVVNSLMPRRKQTDVTSLIEEFEYPRYGPGMMWERCAELVEEQGSDVHLSHPVRRIGHADGRAFEVEAQGPHGPVVLEATDVISSMPLPHLVRAMDPPVPDDVRAAAAGLGFRDFLTVALVVPREDGFPDNWIYVHAPDVEVGRIQNFGQWSPHLVKDGRTCLGLEYFVTEGDHLWTADDANLVELGKAEMASLGLLEPSRVEAGYVVRMPKAYPMYDAHYQDNVDRIRDWLAKHAANVYPVGRNGMHRYNNQDHSMFTAMLTVENVLAADHENWHDVWQVNVEEDYHEEIR, from the coding sequence ATGTCCGCTCTGGACCTCGACAAGGCCCACTATCCGCTGATGACCGCCACCCCGGACCCCTCCCCCGTGACTACCGACGGCTCGTCGTCGATCGACTCCGACCTGCGACCGGTCATCATCGGTGGCGGGCCAGCCGGCCTAACCGCCGCCTACCAGTTCGGCAAGGCCGGAGTCCAAGCCACTGTGCTGGAGGCCGACGACGTGGTGGGCGGCATCAGTCGGACCGCTGTGCGTGACGGCTGGCGCTTCGATATCGGCGGCCACCGCTTCTTCACCAAGGTCCGGGTCGTCTCCGACCTATGGCATGAGATCCTCGAGCCACACGACTTCCTACTCAGGCCCCGCATGAGTCGAATCTTTTACCAGGGCCAGTTCTATGACTACCCGCTCCGAGCCATGAATGCCCTCCGCAACCTGGGGCTCATCGAGGCGGTTCGCTGTCTGCTGTCCTATCTGTGGGTCCGGATAAGGCCCCCGAAGGATCAGACCAACTTCGAAGGATGGGTGGCCAGCCGGTTCGGGTGGCGGCTGTACCGGACCTTCTTCAAGACCTACACCGAGAAGGTGTGGGGACTACCGGGGACCGAACTTCAGGCCGACTGGGCGGCCCAACGGATCAAGAATCTGTCGCTCCTGAGGGCCGTCGTGAACTCACTGATGCCCCGACGCAAACAGACTGACGTGACCAGCCTCATCGAGGAGTTCGAATACCCCCGTTACGGACCCGGAATGATGTGGGAGCGTTGCGCCGAACTAGTCGAGGAACAGGGATCTGACGTACACCTCTCCCATCCGGTTCGTCGGATTGGTCATGCCGACGGACGGGCCTTCGAAGTCGAGGCACAGGGCCCCCACGGCCCGGTCGTCCTGGAGGCCACCGACGTGATCTCGTCGATGCCGCTCCCTCACCTCGTCCGGGCCATGGACCCACCGGTGCCCGACGACGTGAGGGCGGCCGCCGCCGGGCTGGGATTCCGGGATTTCCTCACCGTGGCCCTCGTGGTCCCCCGGGAGGACGGATTTCCCGACAACTGGATCTACGTACACGCCCCGGACGTGGAGGTCGGTCGTATCCAGAACTTCGGGCAGTGGTCACCGCACCTCGTCAAGGACGGCCGTACTTGCCTGGGACTCGAGTACTTCGTGACCGAGGGCGACCACCTCTGGACGGCCGACGATGCCAACTTGGTCGAGTTGGGCAAGGCCGAGATGGCAAGCCTCGGGCTACTAGAACCTTCACGAGTGGAAGCCGGCTACGTGGTTCGGATGCCCAAGGCATATCCGATGTACGACGCCCACTACCAGGACAATGTCGACCGGATCCGAGACTGGCTGGCTAAACACGCCGCCAATGTGTACCCGGTGGGTCGCAACGGCATGCACAGGTACAACAATCAGGACCACTCGATGTTCACCGCCATGCTCACCGTCGAGAACGTGCTGGCCGCCGATCACGAAAACTGGCACGACGTCTGGCAGGTAAACGTGGAGGAGGACTACCACGAGGAGATCCGGTGA
- a CDS encoding glycosyltransferase family 39 protein — protein sequence MSFQVTWPPSFRGRLALIVMAGLAIRLAHLILIAADNPLSGDASSYHLAANLWADGLGFPEPFRHLFGGMDVVPISNGATSVVETPIGHLERTAGHPPVWAMLLGVFSFLGATSIIEQQVVSALLGAPAIILMGLLGREVRSERLGLIAAAITATYAFVWVNDGLLMAETPAIAFAAATMLVGVRFWRSPTRRAAALLGLIGGLAALTRAELVLFLPLVTAVVLGRAALPWRERLIRYGICGLTAILLCLPWFVRNTMAFETPVLFSNGMGTVLVQSNCDATYFGSDLGYWNLDCGLPIPYGTDGRLLGEVERDEVVRERATSYISANRGRLLSVVVPARVGRMWGVYDPIGQIRRDVLADRRSFAVSALGLVQFALLVPAAVAGVIIVRRRRGPLLVLAAWIPIATLTAASAFGNTRYRTAAETSIVILAAVAAEAFLDWRTRRQPADQPEVQPEDVTMAAQAPGGSSYRASVVHSPAHHSPEGSGTSNRSTSRSATA from the coding sequence ATGTCGTTCCAGGTCACGTGGCCTCCTAGTTTTCGGGGGCGTCTGGCCCTGATCGTGATGGCCGGACTCGCCATCCGACTGGCCCACCTGATCCTCATCGCCGCGGACAACCCGCTCAGCGGCGATGCCTCCAGCTACCACCTTGCCGCCAACCTATGGGCCGACGGCCTGGGCTTTCCAGAACCCTTCCGCCACCTCTTCGGCGGCATGGATGTGGTGCCGATCTCCAATGGCGCAACCTCTGTGGTGGAAACCCCGATCGGCCACCTAGAACGAACGGCCGGCCACCCACCGGTGTGGGCCATGCTGTTGGGGGTCTTTTCCTTTCTTGGAGCAACGTCGATCATCGAGCAGCAGGTGGTGTCGGCTCTTCTGGGGGCGCCGGCCATCATTCTTATGGGCCTGCTCGGCCGGGAGGTCCGCTCCGAAAGACTTGGGTTAATCGCCGCCGCGATAACTGCCACCTACGCCTTCGTGTGGGTCAACGACGGACTACTAATGGCCGAGACACCGGCAATCGCGTTCGCGGCGGCCACCATGCTGGTCGGCGTCCGCTTCTGGCGCTCGCCGACACGTCGAGCCGCAGCACTCCTGGGTCTGATTGGTGGTCTCGCCGCGCTCACCCGAGCCGAGTTGGTGCTCTTCCTGCCTCTGGTGACGGCCGTGGTCCTAGGCCGGGCCGCCCTTCCCTGGCGGGAACGCCTCATCCGGTACGGCATCTGCGGCCTCACCGCGATTCTCCTGTGCCTCCCGTGGTTCGTCCGCAACACGATGGCTTTCGAGACGCCGGTCCTGTTCTCCAACGGGATGGGGACCGTCCTGGTCCAATCCAACTGCGACGCCACCTACTTCGGATCGGACCTCGGTTACTGGAATCTGGATTGCGGTCTACCTATCCCCTACGGAACGGACGGCCGCCTACTTGGTGAGGTCGAGCGCGACGAGGTAGTGCGCGAACGGGCCACCTCCTACATCTCTGCCAACCGGGGGCGCCTGCTCTCAGTAGTTGTACCGGCACGGGTTGGTCGAATGTGGGGTGTCTATGACCCCATCGGGCAGATACGGCGTGACGTGCTGGCGGACCGTCGGTCGTTCGCCGTCTCGGCCCTCGGCCTGGTGCAGTTCGCCCTCCTAGTTCCCGCCGCGGTGGCCGGCGTTATCATCGTCCGACGTCGACGGGGGCCGCTCCTGGTGCTGGCCGCGTGGATTCCCATAGCGACGCTCACTGCGGCCAGCGCCTTTGGCAACACGCGGTACCGGACGGCCGCGGAGACCTCAATCGTGATCTTGGCCGCCGTGGCCGCCGAGGCCTTCCTCGATTGGCGGACCCGACGCCAGCCCGCAGATCAGCCGGAGGTTCAACCCGAGGATGTCACCATGGCTGCACAAGCCCCCGGCGGATCGTCGTACCGGGCGTCCGTCGTCCACTCCCCCGCCCACCATTCGCCCGAGGGCTCGGGTACGTCGAATCGATCCACCAGCAGGTCGGCCACCGCCTGA
- a CDS encoding GNAT family N-acetyltransferase, translating into MTGPANGGHADDGQDLTPTADLLNLVFGFEPPIGSDLLDWYYRGNPEGKASVGTAHDDGRLVGNYTLVPVRFHAADGSGPGRDLRLGLGVDLVTHPQARGSGAFRRAVEDSYRVGTADGLDGILGVANAKSLPRMVGTFGWRHLPDLGARFLAPVPDGVPVTSHPVDADLLGGPLLDKVLPLPSTPPSAGHGARWTAELLRWRLARPGARYVLHVREDVALVSTSRRHGPFQVAVLLKVLARRSGVDTMSAQGIAAVLARHHRTPLVLHWGANPLLRGRGFPLPRRLMPSPLGIVLHAFDDNGVPRLVEEDLALTAFEFLDFDAY; encoded by the coding sequence ATGACCGGCCCGGCCAACGGTGGGCACGCCGATGACGGACAAGATCTGACCCCCACGGCGGATCTCCTTAATCTGGTCTTCGGCTTCGAACCTCCTATCGGATCCGATCTCCTCGACTGGTACTACCGGGGAAATCCGGAAGGCAAGGCCTCGGTGGGCACGGCGCATGACGACGGGCGTCTCGTCGGCAACTACACCCTGGTGCCGGTTCGGTTCCACGCCGCTGATGGTTCGGGCCCGGGCCGCGACCTACGACTGGGGTTAGGCGTGGACCTGGTCACCCATCCCCAAGCTCGGGGGTCCGGCGCCTTTCGCCGCGCCGTGGAGGACAGCTACCGGGTAGGCACCGCCGACGGTTTGGACGGCATTCTCGGAGTCGCCAACGCCAAGTCCCTGCCTCGAATGGTCGGGACCTTCGGCTGGCGGCACCTGCCTGACTTGGGAGCCCGGTTCCTGGCCCCCGTTCCCGATGGCGTCCCGGTCACCAGCCATCCGGTTGACGCAGACCTCCTGGGCGGCCCACTTCTCGACAAGGTCCTTCCTCTCCCGAGCACGCCCCCGTCCGCCGGACACGGCGCCCGATGGACGGCCGAACTCCTGCGATGGCGTCTGGCCCGACCAGGAGCGCGCTACGTCCTCCACGTCCGCGAGGACGTAGCCCTCGTCAGTACGAGCAGACGCCATGGCCCGTTCCAGGTAGCCGTCCTACTGAAAGTTCTGGCGCGGCGCTCCGGCGTCGACACCATGTCGGCCCAGGGCATCGCCGCCGTACTGGCCCGGCACCACCGCACGCCACTGGTCCTGCACTGGGGGGCCAACCCTCTGCTACGAGGTAGAGGCTTCCCGTTGCCTCGTCGCCTCATGCCCAGTCCGCTAGGCATCGTGCTCCACGCCTTCGATGACAACGGTGTCCCCCGACTGGTCGAAGAGGACCTGGCCCTAACAGCCTTCGAATTCCTCGACTTCGACGCATACTGA
- a CDS encoding glycosyltransferase family 2 protein, with protein sequence MRTAVIIPAFNEVDALPAVLADLAAHVPDHYVIVVDDGSNDGTHLAAVDGGATCLRLPFNLGIGGALRLGFRHAVREGYDRAYQFDADGQHDATQITALLTALDDADMVIGSRFADDGGYQVGRSRGVAMALLRRLVGAISGQRFTDTSSGFRAFSRPVLEFFATEYPMEYMESVEALVLAVRHGFTVREVPITMRDRSAGTASNRNLRLAYHFVRLLIVLVAGGPGSRPRRTHGSRKVETTS encoded by the coding sequence GTGCGAACCGCCGTCATCATCCCGGCCTTCAATGAGGTTGACGCCCTGCCCGCGGTTCTCGCCGACCTTGCCGCCCATGTCCCAGACCACTACGTGATTGTGGTCGACGACGGATCCAACGACGGCACGCACCTCGCAGCGGTAGACGGCGGCGCCACCTGCCTCCGTCTTCCCTTCAACCTGGGCATCGGCGGTGCCCTCCGACTGGGTTTCCGACATGCCGTACGCGAGGGCTACGACCGGGCCTATCAGTTCGATGCTGACGGCCAGCACGACGCCACCCAGATCACGGCGCTGCTCACCGCCCTCGACGACGCTGACATGGTCATCGGTAGCCGCTTCGCCGATGACGGGGGCTATCAGGTGGGCCGGAGTCGGGGGGTGGCCATGGCGCTCCTGCGGCGACTCGTGGGCGCCATCAGCGGTCAACGGTTCACCGACACCTCGTCGGGTTTTCGCGCCTTCAGCCGACCAGTGCTGGAGTTCTTCGCCACCGAGTACCCCATGGAGTACATGGAGTCGGTGGAGGCCCTGGTCCTGGCCGTACGCCACGGATTCACCGTGCGCGAGGTGCCGATTACCATGCGAGACCGCTCGGCGGGGACAGCGTCAAACCGCAACCTCCGCTTGGCTTACCACTTCGTCCGCCTACTCATCGTCCTGGTGGCCGGCGGGCCCGGCAGCCGGCCACGACGGACCCATGGGTCCCGGAAGGTGGAAACGACATCGTGA
- a CDS encoding polysaccharide deacetylase family protein: MTGTPGHGASSSTRTFPEVTVTLDVEDLRPDHSLPERVVHMTNQVLDLFDEYEVRASVYVVGELAERRPELVRRAADEGHEIGLHSWSHVPITTQTPQTFSEECRRGRALLQDLSGQEVSGYRAPMMSLVPAAAWAVPLIAEAGFTYSSSVLPGPSPLFGWPGLPRRTFRWLNGPIEFPCPLVRMPGIDLPYLGGTYLRLLPSFFRRLGLRRAGSDEALWAYCHPWEFDPDEAFHPHQHIGMLASRVAWLRRSRMEYQMRRLLGDPLAGPLGEIAAKLSSETTDLPVIDPSTPSTAGKAARWADGRLRDR; the protein is encoded by the coding sequence ATGACCGGCACACCGGGCCATGGTGCTTCCTCGTCGACTCGCACGTTTCCTGAGGTGACCGTCACTCTCGACGTCGAGGATCTCCGGCCCGACCACTCGCTTCCTGAACGAGTGGTCCATATGACCAACCAGGTCCTTGACCTCTTCGACGAGTACGAGGTCCGGGCGTCGGTGTACGTGGTCGGCGAGCTAGCCGAACGACGCCCCGAACTGGTCCGTCGGGCAGCCGATGAGGGTCACGAGATCGGCCTTCACTCATGGTCACACGTACCGATTACCACCCAGACACCCCAGACGTTCTCCGAGGAGTGTCGACGTGGCCGCGCTCTTCTCCAGGACCTGTCGGGTCAGGAGGTGTCCGGCTACCGGGCGCCGATGATGTCGCTGGTACCCGCTGCGGCATGGGCCGTCCCCCTCATTGCGGAAGCCGGCTTCACCTACTCATCCAGCGTGCTCCCCGGACCTAGCCCCCTCTTTGGCTGGCCAGGCCTGCCCCGGCGAACTTTCCGATGGCTGAACGGGCCCATCGAGTTCCCATGCCCGCTAGTCCGCATGCCAGGCATTGACCTCCCTTACCTGGGCGGCACCTACCTCCGACTCCTGCCGTCCTTCTTCCGTCGCCTCGGCCTGCGACGCGCCGGTTCCGACGAGGCACTCTGGGCGTACTGCCACCCGTGGGAGTTCGATCCGGATGAGGCCTTCCATCCACACCAGCACATCGGGATGCTGGCTAGCCGGGTCGCCTGGCTGCGTCGGTCCAGGATGGAATACCAGATGCGGCGCCTCCTCGGCGATCCGCTCGCTGGACCGCTCGGCGAGATCGCTGCCAAGCTCTCCTCGGAGACCACCGACCTCCCGGTGATTGACCCCTCGACGCCGTCGACCGCCGGCAAAGCCGCCCGCTGGGCCGACGGACGATTGCGGGACCGGTGA
- a CDS encoding glycosyltransferase family 39 protein, producing MGTGNRDRSAVTPSLLIVAVIAVAIGVVLRFVALSPMWLDEAISASLAGVVTEDVTGGWSALVDALRHDGHPPLYYVLLALWSVPFGESDGALRAFSGMLGVVSLPLAWLVARRHLDRRGCVLVVSVLASSPFAVRYATEARMYALLLALLLALHLAVVRVWERPSVYRSAVLAGVVAALLLTHYWSLFAIAVLGTAGLVAGTLNGRRAIRQAGHLVGAVVAGCLAFLPWLPVFLDQLAHTGTPWSPAPRPTVVAALTLEAYGGGRGSEALLVVVVLAVLVAVGLGCRAGSDRPVLGWTELVWLQVAVVLGVTTMALGAAVSLITDTAFQGRYGVFALVPMVLACAVGLYRLTPRASVAALAVLVLLSGASVARELSRDRTQIGEIADVVRAQGSDGDLVVFCPDQLAPAGHRLLADRFTTLSHPALDDGRRVDWVDYAKRNSAVDVEAVADAVVARAAGLDNVWLAWMDGYETFDGQCPRLRAALADRLGMPSKAVYADADEFDDSANLSRFPGGS from the coding sequence GTGGGCACTGGGAATCGTGATCGCTCGGCGGTGACGCCCAGCCTGTTGATCGTGGCGGTCATCGCGGTGGCTATCGGAGTTGTCCTGCGATTTGTGGCCCTCTCGCCCATGTGGCTGGACGAGGCGATCTCCGCCTCGCTGGCCGGTGTGGTGACGGAGGACGTGACTGGCGGCTGGTCGGCTCTGGTCGACGCGTTGCGCCACGATGGTCACCCGCCCCTGTACTACGTGCTCTTGGCCCTGTGGTCGGTCCCGTTCGGAGAATCCGACGGCGCGCTCCGGGCGTTCTCGGGGATGCTTGGGGTTGTTTCACTTCCTTTGGCCTGGTTGGTGGCCCGCCGGCACCTTGATCGGCGGGGTTGCGTGCTGGTGGTGTCGGTACTGGCGTCCAGCCCGTTCGCCGTGCGGTACGCCACCGAGGCTCGGATGTATGCCCTGCTGCTTGCCCTTCTACTGGCACTCCATCTCGCTGTGGTCCGGGTCTGGGAGCGCCCGTCGGTTTACCGTTCTGCCGTGCTGGCCGGCGTGGTGGCCGCCCTCCTGTTGACCCACTACTGGTCATTGTTCGCCATTGCCGTGCTAGGCACGGCAGGACTGGTGGCCGGGACGCTTAACGGCCGTCGTGCGATTCGTCAGGCTGGCCATCTGGTTGGCGCCGTGGTCGCTGGATGTCTGGCCTTCCTTCCGTGGTTGCCCGTCTTCTTGGACCAGCTGGCCCATACCGGGACCCCGTGGTCGCCGGCGCCCCGTCCAACCGTGGTGGCCGCCCTCACTCTGGAGGCCTACGGCGGCGGCCGAGGCTCCGAGGCGCTGCTGGTCGTCGTGGTGCTTGCCGTTCTGGTGGCCGTTGGCCTGGGGTGTCGTGCCGGCTCGGATCGGCCGGTCCTCGGATGGACAGAGCTGGTCTGGTTGCAGGTGGCAGTGGTGCTGGGCGTGACCACGATGGCGCTGGGGGCCGCGGTGAGCCTGATCACCGACACCGCCTTTCAGGGCCGCTATGGGGTCTTCGCTCTGGTGCCGATGGTGCTGGCGTGCGCAGTAGGCCTGTATCGGTTGACGCCCCGGGCCTCCGTGGCGGCCCTTGCTGTCCTTGTCCTGTTGTCGGGCGCATCGGTGGCCCGTGAATTGTCGCGCGACCGGACCCAGATCGGGGAGATCGCCGACGTGGTGCGGGCCCAGGGTTCGGATGGCGACCTGGTCGTCTTTTGCCCCGACCAACTGGCGCCGGCTGGTCATCGTCTGCTCGCTGACCGGTTCACGACGTTGTCCCATCCGGCGTTGGATGATGGTCGGCGAGTCGACTGGGTGGACTACGCCAAACGCAACAGTGCTGTGGACGTAGAGGCGGTAGCTGACGCTGTGGTGGCACGGGCCGCCGGTCTCGACAACGTCTGGTTGGCCTGGATGGACGGCTACGAGACCTTCGACGGGCAGTGTCCGCGACTCCGTGCCGCCCTGGCTGACCGGCTTGGCATGCCGAGTAAGGCGGTCTACGCCGACGCTGACGAGTTTGACGACTCGGCCAACCTCTCGAGGTTCCCGGGGGGATCGTGA
- a CDS encoding flavin reductase family protein codes for MIDRDLKRCLGQMMKGVQVVATTHNDVTRAYTSHWVCQVSFDEPVLMASVSPKHDTYPLIVGSGRFAVSILAGDQVEPGQYFSYPGHRFRYVADEWIADADGWPVVPDALAWLGCEVEDRIVGRYDHDLFFARVVAFGEGRLGEAPLLYSSRHGWRVGGEAAREKGESVRDRLTARVEARFGFGSTDSTNVP; via the coding sequence ATGATCGACCGAGACTTGAAGCGTTGTCTGGGTCAGATGATGAAGGGCGTCCAGGTGGTGGCCACCACCCACAACGACGTCACCCGCGCCTACACCTCCCACTGGGTGTGCCAGGTCTCGTTTGACGAACCCGTCCTCATGGCGTCGGTGTCACCCAAGCACGACACCTATCCGTTGATCGTCGGTTCCGGCCGCTTTGCGGTTTCCATCCTGGCTGGCGACCAGGTCGAACCCGGGCAGTACTTCAGCTACCCGGGGCACCGCTTTCGGTACGTGGCTGACGAGTGGATCGCCGACGCCGACGGCTGGCCGGTAGTCCCCGACGCCCTTGCGTGGCTGGGTTGCGAGGTCGAGGACAGGATCGTCGGTCGATACGACCACGACCTTTTCTTTGCCCGGGTAGTGGCCTTCGGCGAGGGTCGCCTGGGCGAGGCCCCGCTGCTCTACTCCAGCCGCCATGGATGGAGGGTGGGTGGTGAGGCGGCCCGAGAGAAGGGCGAGTCGGTCCGCGACCGTCTCACGGCACGGGTGGAGGCAAGGTTCGGATTCGGTAGTACCGACTCCACCAACGTCCCCTGA